The following coding sequences are from one Maniola hyperantus chromosome 7, iAphHyp1.2, whole genome shotgun sequence window:
- the Dysb gene encoding dysbindin protein homolog, translated as MLGNLKEFISVVQDGLTYNNNIRQTLQEVQKVKNIFRDKQKVANESKVNYGAGGALLAKYQQQWSEIHENADRNAKAADEVDKLITELYDMTKTRLQSATELAQNLALLPNLTVTVAQCVDSLKNVQTLLSDVENQLVEFEDIIERSNLEKWKLDHHYQLTLYKEKKMAGLEEIRNKLSKENLEKNSILERRQLAELQTKRENSAAAFQSDIAKYLASGNVPVVPSTPPKVTLEQIQLENDNTDLEKFLES; from the exons ATGTTAGGGAATCTTAAAGAATTTATATCAGTGGTACAAGACGGTTTAACATATAACAACAACATACGACAAACGCTACAAGAAGTCCAGAAAGTCAAAAACATTTTTCGGGACAAGCAAAAAGTTGCAAATGAGAGCAAAGTGAATTATGGAGCTGGTGGGGCTTTGCTAGCGAAATATCAGCAGCAATGGAGTGAAATACATGAAAACGCAGACAGGAATGCCAAAGCTGCTGACGAAGTGGATAAGTTGATCACGGAACTGTACGATATGACGAAAACAAGACTACAAAGTGCAACAGAGTTGGCGCAGAATTTAGCACTTTTACCAAACTTAACTGTAACCGTGGCACAGTGTGTAGATAGTTTAAAGAACGTACAAACGCTTTTGAGCGATGTTGAGAACCAGTTGGTGGAATTTGAGGATATTATCGAGAGAAGTAACCTGGAAAAGTGGAAGTTGGATCATCATTACCAGTTGACAttatataaagaaaagaaaatgg CTGGTTTAGAAGAGATTCGTAACAAACTTTCCAAAGAAAACCTTGAAAAGAACAGCATACTGGAAAGGCGACAGCTTGCAGAGTTACAAACAAAAAGAGAGAACAGCGCAGCTGCATTCCAAAGTGACATAGCCAAGTACTTAGCCAGTGGCAATGTACCAGTTG taCCATCAACACCACCGAAGGTGACCCTAGAGCAAATACAACTAGAAAATGACAACACAGACCTGGAGAAATTTCTGGAAAGTTGA
- the LOC117983583 gene encoding uncharacterized protein isoform X1, translated as MNIEVARHSSAWAHIALCADLTWASKPPDEFIVANQRLWAQNCCVSQVLQDSAIESSQDHCDHKGKQLVQNQENDSSSGRRSVKDVIPESRLAQFYGNFYYDDIRENCYTCTNENANLRGHNSHRCDNSDLTECWMLPEVEYWFRKLVDDSTDRSVVPRRRRQYKILPDDDSCVLCERWDPTEARTAEEATLEARIRSTRSLWNQPSTQRPARVPSPPLASRKMRARRRQPKRLTLAPPPPAYCLKAPNQLLCDPTCKFQFETPRPQLTEYQSSMGRLSASMQAVMRANACRCPPYRGTNVSRYAPTSPRPLRCPDRRYGVWWPRQNLTPRLENRFNITQIQKIATTSQKTEKITPRTETESKTEEPENSSKGEQPTKEPEVQQEATSESPPQKKDKVFVDNHLPSTSAAAIEDVRKKRLYSTVLSTCPPPPISLNAVGCLRLSQKLPPGLIKLNRKLVLSSRIKPNVDNKFEELEKEALEQYKASDESIDTKFRELEEEAADQYSTSNSNTSCSSGNSGEKKTAKCSPQSETKAKAQTAKFHKDKSVDSSQNFPDLKAKGNTNRVTNLKNFHTPPRGEKKGNSHRSGACKCMKSSKIHSQRPASDTDYEARESNTKRNRGAMRWTLHVMPPKKRHLTSCVSDFSSDEELEEVSVSIKDAGPCIKNRVTGKVKMSAHGGGDLHPILRKA; from the exons ATGAACATCGAAGTGGCTCGTCACTCGTCTGCTTGGGCACACATAGCCCTCTGTGCAGATCTCACTTGGGCCTCCAAACCTCCTGATGAATTCATCGTAGCCAATCAG cGCCTATGGGCACAGAATTGCTGTGTATCGCAAGTCCTCCAAGATTCAGCCATAGAGTCTTCACAGGATCATTGCGATCACAAAG GGAAGCAACTTGTTCAAAATCAAGAGAATGACAGCAGCAGTGGTCGTAGAAGCGTGAAAGACGTAATACCAGAATCTAGATTAGCACAATTTTATGGTAATTTTTACTACGACGATATCAG AGAAAACTGTTATACTTGTACAAATGAAAATGCCAACTTGCGTGGTCATAACAGCCACAGATGTGACAATAGCGATCTAACAGAATGTTGGATGTTACCTGAG GTTGAATACTGGTTTCGGAAACTTGTAGACGACTCAACTGATCGTAGTGTGGTGCCACGTCGTCGTCGACAATATAAGATTCTTCCCGATGACGATTCGTGCGTCCTTTG CGAGCGCTGGGACCCGACTGAAGCGCGAACCGCGGAAGAAGCGACGTTGGAGGCCCGAATTCGAAGTACCAGATCCTTGTGGAACCAACCATCAACCCAAAGACCAGCTAGAGTTCCTTCACCGCCGCTCGCTTCGAGGAAAATGCGAGCAAGGCGTCGCCAACCTAAAAGACTGACCTTAGCACCTCCCCCGCCTGCGTATTGTTTAAAAGCCCCAAACCAACTCTTATGCGACCCGACTTGTAAG TTTCAATTCGAAACTCCACGTCCACAATTAACTGAGTATCAAAGCTCGATGGGACGCTTATCAGCGAGCATGCAAGCGGTGATGAGAGCTAATGCGTGTCGATGTCCACCATACCGCGGGACAAACGTCAGTCGATACGCGCCCACCAGCCCCAGACCCTTGCGCTGCCCCGACAGACGCTACGGCGTCTGGTGGCCACGCCAGAATCTAACACCAAGATTAGAAAACAGATTTAACATAACACAAATACAAAAAATCGCAACAACCAGTCAAAAGACGGAAAAAATAACCCCTAGAACTGAAACAGAAAGTAAAACAGAGGAACCAGAGAATTCGTCTAAGGGTGAACAGCCAACAAAAGAACCTGAAGTGCAACAGGAAGCGACTTCAGAAAGTCCTCCACAGAAAAAGGACAAAGTCTTTGTTGATAATCATCTACCATCTACAAGTGCTGCCGCTATAGAAGACGTAAGAAAAAAGCGACTCTATAGCACCGTTCTCAGCACGTGTCCACCGCCTCCTATTAGTTTAAACGCAGTAGGATGTCTCAGGCTATCACAAAAATTACCACCTggtctaataaaattaaatcgcAAACTAGTTCTGTCTTCGAGAATTAAGCCAAACGTCGATAACAAATTTGAGGAGCTCGAAAAAGAAGCTTTGGAACAGTATAAAGCCTCAGATGAAAGTATAGACACAAAGTTTCGCGAGCTCGAAGAAGAAGCAGCCGACCAATACAGCACGAGTAACAGCAACACGAGTTGCAGCAGTGGAAATTCTGGAGAAAAGAAAACTGCCAAATGTTCGCCACAAAGTGAAACTAAAGCAAAAGCGCAAACGGCAAAATTTCATAAAGACAAATCTGTGGATAGCTCGCAGAATTTTCCCGATCTCAAAGCTAAAGGAAATACAAATAGAGTAACGAATTTAAAAAACTTCCACACCCCCCCGAGGGGGGAGAAAAAAGGAAATTCTCATAGATCGGGTGCATGCAAATGCATGAAAAGCAGTAAGATACATTCCCAAAGACCAGCGTCGGATACTGATTACGAAGCTCGGGAATCAAACACCAAAAGAAACAGGGGAGCAATGCGTTGGACTTTACATGTTATGCCACCAAAGAAGAGACACTTAACTTCGTGTGTATCCGATTTCTCTTCAGATGAAGAGTTGGAAGAAGTAAGTGTGTCCATTAAAGACGCTGGACCCTGTATAAAGAACCGTGTGACTGGTAAGGTCAAAATGTCCGCGCACGGCGGTGGTGATTTGCATCCAATCCTGAGAAAAGCTTAA
- the LOC117983583 gene encoding uncharacterized protein isoform X2 — protein MNIEVARHSSAWAHIALCADLTWASKPPDEFIVANQRLWAQNCCVSQVLQDSAIESSQDHCDHKGKQLVQNQENDSSSGRRSVKDVIPESRLAQFYGNFYYDDIRENCYTCTNENANLRGHNSHRCDNSDLTECWMLPEVEYWFRKLVDDSTDRSVVPRRRRQYKILPDDDSERWDPTEARTAEEATLEARIRSTRSLWNQPSTQRPARVPSPPLASRKMRARRRQPKRLTLAPPPPAYCLKAPNQLLCDPTCKFQFETPRPQLTEYQSSMGRLSASMQAVMRANACRCPPYRGTNVSRYAPTSPRPLRCPDRRYGVWWPRQNLTPRLENRFNITQIQKIATTSQKTEKITPRTETESKTEEPENSSKGEQPTKEPEVQQEATSESPPQKKDKVFVDNHLPSTSAAAIEDVRKKRLYSTVLSTCPPPPISLNAVGCLRLSQKLPPGLIKLNRKLVLSSRIKPNVDNKFEELEKEALEQYKASDESIDTKFRELEEEAADQYSTSNSNTSCSSGNSGEKKTAKCSPQSETKAKAQTAKFHKDKSVDSSQNFPDLKAKGNTNRVTNLKNFHTPPRGEKKGNSHRSGACKCMKSSKIHSQRPASDTDYEARESNTKRNRGAMRWTLHVMPPKKRHLTSCVSDFSSDEELEEVSVSIKDAGPCIKNRVTGKVKMSAHGGGDLHPILRKA, from the exons ATGAACATCGAAGTGGCTCGTCACTCGTCTGCTTGGGCACACATAGCCCTCTGTGCAGATCTCACTTGGGCCTCCAAACCTCCTGATGAATTCATCGTAGCCAATCAG cGCCTATGGGCACAGAATTGCTGTGTATCGCAAGTCCTCCAAGATTCAGCCATAGAGTCTTCACAGGATCATTGCGATCACAAAG GGAAGCAACTTGTTCAAAATCAAGAGAATGACAGCAGCAGTGGTCGTAGAAGCGTGAAAGACGTAATACCAGAATCTAGATTAGCACAATTTTATGGTAATTTTTACTACGACGATATCAG AGAAAACTGTTATACTTGTACAAATGAAAATGCCAACTTGCGTGGTCATAACAGCCACAGATGTGACAATAGCGATCTAACAGAATGTTGGATGTTACCTGAG GTTGAATACTGGTTTCGGAAACTTGTAGACGACTCAACTGATCGTAGTGTGGTGCCACGTCGTCGTCGACAATATAAGATTCTTCCCGATGACGATTC CGAGCGCTGGGACCCGACTGAAGCGCGAACCGCGGAAGAAGCGACGTTGGAGGCCCGAATTCGAAGTACCAGATCCTTGTGGAACCAACCATCAACCCAAAGACCAGCTAGAGTTCCTTCACCGCCGCTCGCTTCGAGGAAAATGCGAGCAAGGCGTCGCCAACCTAAAAGACTGACCTTAGCACCTCCCCCGCCTGCGTATTGTTTAAAAGCCCCAAACCAACTCTTATGCGACCCGACTTGTAAG TTTCAATTCGAAACTCCACGTCCACAATTAACTGAGTATCAAAGCTCGATGGGACGCTTATCAGCGAGCATGCAAGCGGTGATGAGAGCTAATGCGTGTCGATGTCCACCATACCGCGGGACAAACGTCAGTCGATACGCGCCCACCAGCCCCAGACCCTTGCGCTGCCCCGACAGACGCTACGGCGTCTGGTGGCCACGCCAGAATCTAACACCAAGATTAGAAAACAGATTTAACATAACACAAATACAAAAAATCGCAACAACCAGTCAAAAGACGGAAAAAATAACCCCTAGAACTGAAACAGAAAGTAAAACAGAGGAACCAGAGAATTCGTCTAAGGGTGAACAGCCAACAAAAGAACCTGAAGTGCAACAGGAAGCGACTTCAGAAAGTCCTCCACAGAAAAAGGACAAAGTCTTTGTTGATAATCATCTACCATCTACAAGTGCTGCCGCTATAGAAGACGTAAGAAAAAAGCGACTCTATAGCACCGTTCTCAGCACGTGTCCACCGCCTCCTATTAGTTTAAACGCAGTAGGATGTCTCAGGCTATCACAAAAATTACCACCTggtctaataaaattaaatcgcAAACTAGTTCTGTCTTCGAGAATTAAGCCAAACGTCGATAACAAATTTGAGGAGCTCGAAAAAGAAGCTTTGGAACAGTATAAAGCCTCAGATGAAAGTATAGACACAAAGTTTCGCGAGCTCGAAGAAGAAGCAGCCGACCAATACAGCACGAGTAACAGCAACACGAGTTGCAGCAGTGGAAATTCTGGAGAAAAGAAAACTGCCAAATGTTCGCCACAAAGTGAAACTAAAGCAAAAGCGCAAACGGCAAAATTTCATAAAGACAAATCTGTGGATAGCTCGCAGAATTTTCCCGATCTCAAAGCTAAAGGAAATACAAATAGAGTAACGAATTTAAAAAACTTCCACACCCCCCCGAGGGGGGAGAAAAAAGGAAATTCTCATAGATCGGGTGCATGCAAATGCATGAAAAGCAGTAAGATACATTCCCAAAGACCAGCGTCGGATACTGATTACGAAGCTCGGGAATCAAACACCAAAAGAAACAGGGGAGCAATGCGTTGGACTTTACATGTTATGCCACCAAAGAAGAGACACTTAACTTCGTGTGTATCCGATTTCTCTTCAGATGAAGAGTTGGAAGAAGTAAGTGTGTCCATTAAAGACGCTGGACCCTGTATAAAGAACCGTGTGACTGGTAAGGTCAAAATGTCCGCGCACGGCGGTGGTGATTTGCATCCAATCCTGAGAAAAGCTTAA
- the LOC117983584 gene encoding uncharacterized protein, with translation MSGKKLSSDEVPQKFIEWLLAMGCPTEMIPSIEKMIGMCRGQYYMAWRSLMEHVEEKDVISHKRLTVYCDDVKLCQEKKLLKEGGSSPLLPEQLSLWKEHTEVKEMVAEAEDRVKKARVELNELMDKVSRKVIQRKSSRQRITDLQRRSWLLSQVSSELTTRTANLKETRTIAHTLCDVDKEQNDIQNKFDKCIALLRQQKSKSSTLSLSTPLASSSLVSNHDNETTSNETDEYVKSFVNCRGGVLWPHLLERQNALYSRLTEAYTKHVDVVNNRTYKRSIFGYTEAFQSTLALEAIKNRAHFQRTQQKLAASIEDLSNYVTEDEFELLILKVQRACSTARVKSLKSSLEDLTARRGVFDCGDDRSRAVVDAQATLGNIASINKGIIKSREELERLIWLSLSTERKIYNIRECLLAVFTALYNSTDISYNALATGVQLDFPTESIPIICHFYKKKRERDANISNLSFNFDLSDQSFGDVPDNPTFVDELNVYLKKFCLEKNRKLVLDNGEKIWIFETVQALSSRLLRRWVADDVTILLHPSVRVSRALRHLHDDTRLPCPPHRSSDDSLRFTIPDLTAITNHEADTVDKMKKSITENLNLLKKVHKKLDACEENLHFWSKHQLKTFISTKRTIDGKTYKEYEALYIEKLNYW, from the exons ATGAGTGGCAAGAAGTTAAGCAGTGATGAAGTGCCACAAAAGTTTATCGAATGGTTGCTGGCGATGGGATGTCCTACAGAAATGATACCTTCTATCGAAAAGATGATTGG GATGTGCAGAGGGCAATACTATATGGCATGGCGCAGCCTCATGGAGCATGTTGAGGAAAAAGATGTGATTAGTCACAAGAGGCTGACAGTGTACTGTGATGACGTCAAACTGTGTCAGGAGAAGAAATTGCTTAAAGAG GGAGGCTCTAGTCCATTGTTACCCGAACAGCTGTCCCTATGGAAGGAGCACACAGAAGTCAAAGAAATGGTAGCAGAAGCAGAGGATCGCGTCAAAAAGGCGAGAGTAGAGCTTAATGAACTTATGGATAAGGTGTCTAGAAAAG TTATTCAACGTAAGTCGTCGCGACAACGCATAACAGACTTGCAGCGTCGGTCGTGGCTGCTGAGTCAGGTATCCAGCGAGCTCACGACTAGGACAGCCAATCTGAAGGAGACAAGGACCATAGCTCACACTCTGTGCGATGTTGACAAAGAACAAAATGACATACAG aacAAATTCGATAAATGTATAGCACTGCTCAGGCAGCAGAAAAGCAAATCCAGCACTCTATCACTTTCCACTCCCTTAGCGAGCTCCTCCCTTGTGTCTAACCATGACAATGAGACAACTAGCAATGAGACAG ATGAGTATGTTAAGTCTTTCGTAAACTGTAGAGGCGGTGTTCTTTGGCCGCATTTGCTTGAAAGACAAAATGCGCTTTACTCCAGACTAACGGAGGCATATACTAAGCATGTTGATGTTGTAAATAACAG AACTTATAAACGATCTATATTCGGGTACACAGAAGCATTCCAATCTACATTGGCACTTGAAGCTATTAAGAATAGAGCTCATTTTCAAAGGACGCAGCAAAAGTTGGCTGCATCTATTGAAGACCTTAGC aacTACGTAACCGAAGATGAGTTTGAACTGTTAATACTCAAAGTCCAGAGAGCCTGTAGTACAGCAAGGGTTAAGTCTCTTAAATCCTCGTTAGAAGACCTAACAGCAAGGCGCGGGGTGTTTGACTGCGGAGACGATCGTAGTCGGGCCGTCGTCGATGCGCAGGCGACGCTGGGGAACATAGCTAGTATTAACAAGGGTATT ataaaaTCGCGGGAAGAACTCGAGAGATTGATATGGTTATCGCTCAGTACTGAACGAAAGATATACAACATCAGGGAATGTTTGCTAGCCGTGTTCACCGCCTTGTACAACAGTACAGATATATCCTACAACGCGCTAGCAACAG GAGTTCAGTTAGATTTCCCAACGGAATCGATACCCATTATCTGCCATTTCTACAAGAAGAAGCGAGAAAGAGACGCCAATATTAGCAACCTCAGTTTTAATTTCGATCTGTCTGATCAATCGTTTGGTGATGTACCAG ATAATCCAACATTCGTAGATGAATTGAATGTGTATTTGAAGAAATTCTGTTTGGAGAAAAATAGAAAACTTGTACTGGATAA TGGCGAAAAGATCTGGATATTCGAAACTGTACAAGCATTGTCGTCGAGACTACTAAGGAGATGGGTGGccgatgacgtcacaatcctGCTGCATCCCTCCGTCCGTGTATCGCGTGCTCTGCGACACCTGCACGACGACACGCGCCTGCCGTGTCCCCCGCACCGCTCCTCTGATGACTCCTTACGATTCACCATTCCAG ATTTAACGGCCATAACGAATCACGAGGCAGATACAGTAGACAAAATGAAGAAAAGCATCACAGAAAATCTGAACTTGCTTAAGAAAGTCCACAAAAAACTAGATGCT